Genomic DNA from Haloplanus sp. HW8-1:
CGTATCGAAGGACGGTCTCGTCGCTTCCGTCGAGTTCGTAGCTGATCGTCCCGCTGATCGCTCCGGACAGTTTCTGGACGAGTCGCCTCTCGGGCGACCGCTCGACGTCTTCGACCTGTCCCACCAGGTCGACGCCGGCGAGCGCGTAGCGATACTTCGCTCGCTTGCCACCGTTCGGGAGCGCCTCGATGTCTGAGACGTCGACGAGACTGGGCGTGATC
This window encodes:
- a CDS encoding SRPBCC family protein; amino-acid sequence: MFTVEKRIGIDSPPAEVFSFLDDPRNHVKITPSLVDVSDIEALPNGGKRAKYRYALAGVDLVGQVEDVERSPERRLVQKLSGAISGTISYELDGSDETVLRYEAEYQLPETVIESVLAPIARAYNEREAETTLENLKTFLEN